A portion of the Leptospira kobayashii genome contains these proteins:
- the efp gene encoding elongation factor P yields MTLGITEVKKGMILKIENELYSVVKTEFVNPGKGSAFIRTKLKNVIKDSSIERTFKAAEKLESVELEKRKMQFCYADGDDIIFMDVNDYEQIPVSKDYVEDILPFMKEETPVEVSFYEDKPIGVIPPNFAVLEVTYAEDGLKGDTTGLALKRVTVETGGEVNVPIFIKQGDMVKIDLRDITYVERINK; encoded by the coding sequence ATGACATTAGGCATTACAGAAGTTAAGAAGGGCATGATCCTTAAAATCGAAAACGAACTTTATTCCGTGGTTAAAACCGAATTTGTTAACCCGGGAAAAGGATCTGCGTTCATTCGTACCAAACTAAAGAACGTTATCAAAGACTCTTCTATTGAAAGAACATTCAAAGCTGCGGAAAAATTGGAAAGTGTTGAATTGGAAAAGAGAAAAATGCAGTTCTGTTATGCAGACGGTGACGATATCATTTTCATGGACGTGAATGATTACGAACAAATCCCTGTCTCCAAGGATTATGTAGAAGATATCCTTCCATTCATGAAAGAAGAAACTCCCGTAGAAGTTTCTTTTTACGAAGACAAGCCAATCGGTGTCATTCCTCCGAACTTTGCCGTACTCGAAGTCACTTACGCGGAAGACGGGCTCAAAGGAGACACAACAGGTCTTGCATTGAAGAGAGTTACCGTTGAAACAGGTGGGGAAGTCAATGTCCCTATCTTTATCAAACAAGGGGATATGGTGAAAATTGACCTTCGCGACATCACCTATGTGGAGAGGATCAATAAATAG
- a CDS encoding KamA family radical SAM protein, with protein MSQEDWMWQMQNRITDLATLKNHITLSEEEESVFQAAQEQFSFSITPYYLSLLHPTDAACPIRKQVLPRSNELIRAENEWEDPLAEQVHMPIKGVTHRYPDRAIWYISHVCAVYCRFCTRKRKVSKPTETPNREEWQEALEYFRNHTEIKEVILSGGDPLTLSDQHIDYLLSELSTINHINHLRVHTRYPVTMPMRITDSLCEIFSKYFPLYIVTHFNHPKELTQEVKVAIEKLIRKGNVTVLNQSVLLKGVNDTVETLEELNYKLVRFGIKPYYLHQCDEVYGSSGFVVPIEEGIRLMYAIRGRMSGLTVPNYVKDLTGGGGKVLLGPNYLIEKKETSYLFKNFNGGEYEVTH; from the coding sequence ATGAGCCAGGAAGATTGGATGTGGCAAATGCAGAATCGAATTACCGATCTTGCCACGTTGAAAAACCATATTACCCTTTCTGAGGAAGAAGAATCCGTTTTCCAGGCCGCGCAGGAACAATTTTCGTTTTCTATCACTCCTTACTATCTCTCTCTGCTCCATCCTACTGACGCAGCTTGCCCCATCCGAAAACAAGTTCTACCAAGATCGAATGAGTTAATTCGCGCAGAAAATGAATGGGAAGATCCTTTGGCGGAGCAAGTTCATATGCCAATCAAAGGGGTAACCCATAGGTATCCTGATCGGGCCATTTGGTATATTTCTCATGTTTGTGCCGTTTATTGCAGATTTTGCACCAGGAAAAGGAAAGTTTCCAAGCCAACGGAAACTCCGAACCGGGAAGAATGGCAAGAGGCCCTGGAATACTTCCGAAACCATACGGAGATCAAAGAAGTGATACTTTCCGGTGGAGATCCTTTGACTCTTTCCGATCAACACATTGATTATTTACTGAGTGAATTAAGTACAATCAATCATATCAATCATTTGAGAGTTCATACAAGATATCCGGTTACTATGCCAATGAGAATCACCGATTCTCTTTGCGAAATTTTTTCTAAATACTTTCCATTGTACATTGTCACTCATTTCAATCATCCGAAAGAACTTACTCAAGAAGTAAAAGTGGCGATCGAAAAATTGATTCGAAAAGGGAATGTAACTGTTTTAAATCAGTCGGTTCTGCTGAAAGGTGTGAACGATACCGTGGAAACTCTGGAAGAGCTCAATTATAAATTGGTCCGATTCGGGATTAAACCTTATTATTTGCATCAATGTGACGAAGTTTACGGTAGCTCCGGTTTTGTGGTGCCTATCGAAGAAGGAATTCGCCTAATGTATGCTATCCGAGGGAGAATGTCCGGGCTTACCGTTCCCAATTATGTGAAAGATCTGACCGGTGGCGGTGGGAAAGTACTACTCGGGCCAAATTATTTGATAGAGAAGAAAGAAACTTCCTATCTGTTTAAAAATTTTAATGGAGGAGAATATGAAGTTACTCATTAG